Within the Actinomycetota bacterium genome, the region GCTGATTCAAAAAGGATTTAAATACAGGTTAAAACCAACAAAAGAGCAAAAACAAAAGCTGTTACAACATGGAGGCAATACTCGGTTTGTATGGAATCACTTTTTGAAAGATAACATTGATTACTACAAAGAAACAGGGAAATTCAAATTCTATCATGAATTGGCTACTTCATTACCAAAATTAAAACAAGAACTTCCTTTTTTAAAAAAGTCATTTTCACAATCTCTTCAAATGGTTATTCGTCAATTTGATAAAGCATTAAAGGATAGTTTTAAAAAAGAAAAAGGCTTTCCTTCTTTTAAGAAAAAACATTTTCTGAGTGATAGTTTTACTTGTC harbors:
- a CDS encoding helix-turn-helix domain-containing protein, which codes for MNKKKVNSMLIQKGFKYRLKPTKEQKQKLLQHGGNTRFVWNHFLKDNIDYYKETGKFKFYHELATSLPKLKQELPFLKKSFSQSLQMVIRQFDKALKDSFKKEKGFPSFKKKHFLSDSFTCPQKYRLGKGFVFIPKIGEVKWIKHRPLKGKPKSITISQDGNNWYCSVLCEYDVKEQEKKSD